From the genome of Agromyces badenianii:
CGGATGTCGCCGAGTGGCTCGTGAAGCGTCGGGTGCCCTTCCGCGACGCACATGAGATCACCGGTGCGCTCGTGCGGTACGCCGAGGAGCGCTCCCTCGAGCTCGACGCCGTCGACGACGAGGCGCTTGCGGCGATCTCGCCGCACCTGACCCCCGACGTGCGCGAGGTGCTCACGGTCGAGGGCTCGGTCGCGAGTCGCGACGGCATCGGCGGCACCGCACCCGTGCGCGTCGCCGAGCAGTTCTCCCGCTTGGCCGATCGGGTGCGGCACCTCGTCGCCGGATTGCCCGAGGCACGCAGCTGATCGAACTCGTCGCCGCCGACCGGGAGTTCTTCGAACAGGACCCTGTGGCACTCGCGCCGCTTCTGCTGGGCGCGGTGCTCGCCTACGACGCGCCGGATGGCCGGGTGGCGATCCGACTCTCGGAGCTCGAGGCGTACCGCGGCGTCGGCGAAGACCCGGGTTCGCACGCGTTCAGGGGTCGCACGCCCCGAAACGAGGTCATGTTCGGCGCCCCTGCGCACCTGTACGCGTACTTCAGCTACGGCATGCACGTGTGCCTGAACATCGTGGCGCGCCCTGCGGGGAGTTCATCGGGTGTGCTCATGCGCGGCGCGACCGTGGTCGACGGCATCGAGGTCGCCAGGCTTCGTCGCCCGGGGGTGAACGATCGCGACCTCGCGCGAGGTCCGGGCCGTCTCGCGAAGGCACTCGGGGTGCCGCTCGACGCGGGCGGCAGCGACCTGCTCGCGGCGCCGTTCACGCTGCGCGTGCCGCGCGCGCCGTTGCATCACGCCAGCGGCCCGCGCACCGGTGTCGGCGGTGAGGGCGGCGGGTCACGGTACCCCTGGCGATTCTGGTTGCCGGGCGACGAAGGGGTCTCGCCCTACCGTCGGCACAAGCTCGCGGCGGAGTGAGGCTCAGCGCACCGCGAGATGCACGACGAGCGCCGCCGCGCAGGCCCAGATGAGGCTCGCGAAGGTGCCGATGATGAAGCGCTCGCGCGCCTCGGGTGCTTCGAGCTCGGTGAAGCGGCCGACACCCTTGACGGCGACGACGATCGCCAGCGCTTCGGGAAAGCCCGCGATGATCGCGCCCGCAGAGCCGATGCGCTCGAGCACGCCGATGGTGAGTCCGCCGCGCAGCACTTCGCGTCGACCGCTGGGCTGCACTCCTCGGTGCTCCTCATCGGCCGAGCGCTTCTCGGCGACGATGATGCCGCCGTGCAGGCCCGGTGCCACCGTCGTGCCCATCGCGAGATCGAGGGCGGTGGCCGCGGCGGGGCTGCCGCCGAAGATCGCGACGGTGAGCCCGAGCACCGTGATGAGCGGTGCGAGTCCGAACTGCGCCGGGCCGGTGGCCGATGCCGCGGCGAGGAGCGCGACGGCGAGGGTGCCGACGGCGAACCAGATGTACGTGCGGCGCGGCCGAAGGTATGCGAGCACCGAGAGGGCAGCGGCCGCGAGCAGTGAGACCACCAGAGCCGTCCAGGTGATGGCGTCGGCGACGACGATGAGATTCATGCGCGGGCTCCCGTGGAGGTATCGAGGTTCTCGAGCAGCCTAGCGAGCGCGGGCACGGCGTCGAGCTCCGCACGGATGTTGGCGGATTTCATGCGCGAGCTGATCGCCGGCGCGCTCACCCCGAGCTCATCGGCGATGTCCGACTGCAGTGCACCTGCGACGATGCGGTCGTACACTTCCCACCCCTGGTCGGATCGGCGCTCGCGCAGGAGGAGGGCGAGCTTGAACAGCGCCTCGACGTGCGCGGCGTCCTCGTGCGCTGCTTCGATCGCGAGCCGTGGCGAGCTCTTCTTGGCGCGCTCGACCGCGTCGCGTGCGGCGAAGAACGCCTCGCCGCTCGCCTCCCGGATGTCGGCCGGAAGGGGCGTTCGCACCTCGCCGCAGCCGATCCCGACGCTCCACGCTCCGTCGCGTGTGAGCTCGAAGACGACGTCGACCACTGTTCGCGCGTCGGAGGTGATCAGCTGGATCTCGTCGCCCGCGTTGCGGGCGACCGGCAGGAGGAGTTCGTCGCCGTGCTCGCGCTGGATTCGATCGCGCGCGGCGCCTGCGAGATCGGCATGCGTGCGGCTGGCGACCTGGTCGGCGGTGACGACGATCATTCCGGCTCCTTCAGTATGCAAGCTTTATCTCGTACAAGATAAGCATAGATCATTAATCTCGAATCGGTTAGAGGTGGAACCTAATCCATCCGCTGGTACCCTGACGGAGTGTCAGACCCCACGATCCTCAGTACCCAGCAGAACGACGCCTCCTTCGCAGACGTCTGGGAAGAGCTCGTCTGGCGCGGCCTCGTGCACGTGTCGACCGATCAGGCTGCGCTGAAGGAGCTTCTCGCGGGCGAGCCGATCACGTACTACTGCGGATTCGACCCGACGGCACCGAGCCTGCACCTCGGCAATCTCGTGCAGCTCCTCGTGATGCGGCGCCTCCAGCTCGCCGGCCACAGGCCGCTCGGCCTGGTCGGCGGTTCGACGGGCCTGATCGGTGATCCGAGGCCGACGGCCGAACGCACGCTCAACACCAAGGAGACCGTCGCCGAGTGGGTCGGGTACCTCCAGGGCCAGGTCTCGAGGTTCCTCTCCGCCGAGGGCCGCAACCCCGTGCGGCTCGTGAACAACCTCGACTGGACCGGCGGGCTCTCCGCCATCGACTTCCTGCGTGACATCGGCAAGCACTACCGAGTCGGCACGATGCTGAAGAAGGACGCGGTCGCGTCGCGGCTCAACTCCGACGCCGGCATCAGCTACACCGAGTTCAGCTACCAGATCCTGCAGGGCTTCGACTACCTCGAGCTCTACCGCCAGCACGGCTGCGTGCTGCAGACCGGCGGCAGCGACCAGTGGGGCAACCTCACGAGCGGCACCGATCTCATCCATCGGGTCGAGGGCGCGAGCGTGCACGCGATCGGCACCCCGCTCGTGACCAATGCCGACGGCACGAAGTTCGGCAAGAGCGAGGGCAATGCGATCTGGCTGGATGCCTCGATGTGCAGCCCGTACGCGTTCTACCAGTTCTGGCTGAACACCGATGATGCCGATGTCATCTCGCGGCTGAAGATCTTCACGTTCCTCAGTCGAGAGCGCATCGAGCAACTCGGAGAGCTCGTCGAGACCGAGCCCTTCAAGCGCGAGGCCCAGCGGGTGCTCGCCTCGGAAGTGACCACGCTGGTGCACGGAGCCGACGCGACCGACGCGGTCATCGCGGCGTCGCGCGCACTGTTCGGGCAGGGCGATCTCGCTGCGCTCGATCCCGCAACGCTCGAGGCGGCCCTTCGCGAACTGCCGAACACGACGAGCACTGCGGATGCCTCGATCGTGCAGCTCCTCGTCGACACCGGCCTGGTCTCGAGTCAGAGCGAGGGCCGGCGCGCGATCGCGCAAGGGGGGGTGTCGCTCGACAACGTGCGCATCGACGACGAGGCGGCGACGCTCGACGGTCGCATCACCGCCGGCGGCATGGCGGTGCTTCGTCGCGGCAAGAAGACCCTCGCGGGAATCTTCGTGAAGTAGTCGTTTCGACGCTCTTCAGGGCTCCGGTCGCGCACTTCGGTGGGCGCCCGGAGCCCTTGTTTTTCGGGCCTCAGCGCGCGACACGCCCGGGATGCAGCCGGAAGTTGCACGCCCCCCGGATTCCACGTAATGTAATCACTCGTTGCCCCACAGGAGCGGAAGAGCGGAACTGCTGAGAAGCATCCAGCTCATCCTCCTCAAGCGGCACGAAGATCCCAAACCATGAAGACATCGTCTCCATGTGTTTGAAGCTTTCGGTTCCATCCTTTCAGGATGCCCGAATGAGAACGAAAAGCTCCGGCAGTTCGATCCGATGAGGATCGAGCACCGGGTGCGTCCGTTCCTTGAGAACTCAACAGCGTGCACTATGTTCAATGCCAATTTTTGAACCCTGTCCTGGTCTTTTGGCCGGGTGGGATTCCTTTGATTGATGGACAATTTGATTCTAAGTAGTCAGTTGTTTCTCTGTCAGTGATTGATACTCTCAATGCCTTCGGGTGTTGGAACCAGTTTTTTTGGAGAGTTTGATCCTGGCTCAGGACGAACGCTGGCGGCGTGCTTAACACATGCAAGTCGAACGATGAAGCCCAGCTTGCTGGGTGGATTAGTGGCGAACGGGTGAGTAACACGTGAGTAACCTGCCCTGGACTCTGGGATAACTCCGAGAAATCGGTGCTAATACCGGATAGGACCTGGAACCGCATGGTTTTGGGTGGAAAGTTTTTCGGTCTGGGATGGACTCGCGGCCTATCAGCTTGTTGGTGAGGTAATGGCTCACCAAGGCGTCGACGGGTAGCCGGCCTGAGAGGGTGACCGGCCACACTGGGACTGAGACACGGCCCAGACTCCTACGGGAGGCAGCAGTGGGGAATATTGCACAATGGGCGCAAGCCTGATGCAGCAACGCCGCGTGAGGGATGACGGCCTTCGGGTTGTAAACCTCTTTTAGTAAGGAAGAAGGGGAGCTTGCTCCTTGACGGTACTTGCAGAAAAAGCACCGGCTAACTACGTGCCAGCAGCCGCGGTAATACGTAGGGTGCGAGCGTTGTCCGGAATTATTGGGCGTAAAGAGCTCGTAGGCGGTTTGTCACG
Proteins encoded in this window:
- a CDS encoding DNA-3-methyladenine glycosylase; translated protein: MELVAADREFFEQDPVALAPLLLGAVLAYDAPDGRVAIRLSELEAYRGVGEDPGSHAFRGRTPRNEVMFGAPAHLYAYFSYGMHVCLNIVARPAGSSSGVLMRGATVVDGIEVARLRRPGVNDRDLARGPGRLAKALGVPLDAGGSDLLAAPFTLRVPRAPLHHASGPRTGVGGEGGGSRYPWRFWLPGDEGVSPYRRHKLAAE
- a CDS encoding DNA-binding protein gives rise to the protein MIVVTADQVASRTHADLAGAARDRIQREHGDELLLPVARNAGDEIQLITSDARTVVDVVFELTRDGAWSVGIGCGEVRTPLPADIREASGEAFFAARDAVERAKKSSPRLAIEAAHEDAAHVEALFKLALLLRERRSDQGWEVYDRIVAGALQSDIADELGVSAPAISSRMKSANIRAELDAVPALARLLENLDTSTGARA
- the tyrS gene encoding tyrosine--tRNA ligase; the protein is MSDPTILSTQQNDASFADVWEELVWRGLVHVSTDQAALKELLAGEPITYYCGFDPTAPSLHLGNLVQLLVMRRLQLAGHRPLGLVGGSTGLIGDPRPTAERTLNTKETVAEWVGYLQGQVSRFLSAEGRNPVRLVNNLDWTGGLSAIDFLRDIGKHYRVGTMLKKDAVASRLNSDAGISYTEFSYQILQGFDYLELYRQHGCVLQTGGSDQWGNLTSGTDLIHRVEGASVHAIGTPLVTNADGTKFGKSEGNAIWLDASMCSPYAFYQFWLNTDDADVISRLKIFTFLSRERIEQLGELVETEPFKREAQRVLASEVTTLVHGADATDAVIAASRALFGQGDLAALDPATLEAALRELPNTTSTADASIVQLLVDTGLVSSQSEGRRAIAQGGVSLDNVRIDDEAATLDGRITAGGMAVLRRGKKTLAGIFVK